A window of Methanobacteriaceae archaeon contains these coding sequences:
- a CDS encoding glycerophosphodiester phosphodiesterase, with product MKLIAHRGASAFEGENTLRSVKRAFKLGADMVEVDVRQSRDGELVVIHDSTVDRTTNGKGLVKEKTLKQLKELDAGNGEKIPTLREVLQILEGKVPADEIGLVIEIKEPGIEKQVLDILRLEEKVKKVIVASFYHNVSLNLKSTEKNIKTGVIFSSQPVRPEIQALDAKADFMFPFYQYLNEEMVSRAHNHGIEVYPGVIDSSKDLEFILSMDVDGFVTNNLIGRKSIK from the coding sequence ATGAAACTCATTGCCCATCGGGGTGCATCAGCCTTTGAAGGAGAAAATACCCTGCGCTCAGTGAAACGTGCATTTAAATTAGGTGCAGACATGGTAGAAGTTGATGTGCGCCAGTCCAGAGATGGGGAATTAGTGGTTATTCATGATTCAACTGTAGACCGCACCACCAATGGCAAGGGATTAGTAAAGGAAAAAACACTCAAACAGCTAAAGGAACTTGATGCTGGGAATGGAGAAAAAATCCCCACCCTCAGAGAAGTTTTACAAATCCTCGAGGGAAAAGTCCCTGCTGATGAAATAGGTCTGGTAATCGAAATTAAGGAACCAGGAATTGAAAAACAGGTTTTGGATATTCTAAGATTGGAAGAAAAAGTTAAAAAGGTGATTGTAGCTTCTTTTTACCATAATGTTTCATTAAATCTAAAATCAACGGAGAAAAATATAAAAACTGGAGTTATTTTCAGCTCACAACCAGTTCGTCCAGAAATACAGGCCTTAGATGCTAAAGCAGATTTCATGTTTCCTTTCTATCAGTATTTGAATGAAGAAATGGTTTCAAGAGCTCATAATCATGGTATAGAAGTATATCCGGGGGTTATTGATTCCTCAAAGGATTTAGAATTCATTTTATCCATGGATGTAGATGGATTTGTAACTAACAATCTTATAGGCAGGAAATCAATAAAATAA
- a CDS encoding class I SAM-dependent methyltransferase gives MKQVKDHFEEEAEVFDELIKTIIPFYEDMVNSIVLSLPFHKRENFKVLDLGCGTGNISREVKEAFPHTHITCVDLAENMIRMAESKLAAYSDIEFIISDFRDLDFREEYDAVVSSLALHHLQREEQKSFYHRIYEFLRKGGVFYNADIIQGSTPHLNQTYLNKWIDFMLQNHTKEEIESIWLPKHREEDFPSPLMNHVVWMEDAGFEVVDVVWKYYMFGVYGGKK, from the coding sequence ATGAAACAGGTTAAAGACCACTTCGAAGAAGAAGCAGAAGTATTTGACGAACTTATAAAAACAATTATTCCTTTCTATGAAGATATGGTTAACTCAATAGTATTATCACTGCCTTTCCACAAGAGAGAAAATTTTAAAGTTCTGGATCTGGGTTGTGGTACCGGTAACATATCCCGGGAGGTGAAAGAAGCTTTTCCCCATACCCACATTACATGTGTGGATCTGGCGGAGAACATGATCCGAATGGCAGAATCCAAACTAGCTGCCTACAGTGACATTGAATTTATAATATCTGATTTCCGTGATCTTGATTTCAGGGAGGAATACGATGCGGTTGTTTCTTCCCTAGCACTGCATCATCTGCAGAGAGAAGAACAGAAATCATTCTACCACCGAATATATGAGTTCCTTAGAAAAGGAGGAGTGTTTTACAATGCAGATATCATCCAGGGCTCAACTCCTCATCTTAATCAAACCTACCTGAACAAGTGGATAGATTTCATGCTACAGAATCATACTAAAGAAGAGATTGAATCCATATGGCTGCCTAAGCACAGAGAAGAAGATTTTCCATCTCCACTTATGAACCATGTTGTGTGGATGGAAGATGCGGGCTTTGAGGTGGTGGATGTGGTGTGGAAATATTATATGTTTGGGGTTTATGGTGGTAAAAAATAA